The nucleotide sequence TGGCCACCGCCACGTCGTACGCCGCCGTGTGCTGGAACGCCTCGGCCGCCAGGCGCATGCGCCCCTCCAGGTCGAAACCGCCGTCCGCGGCGGCCTTGAGGACGTCGTCGTACCGCTCGGGGTTGACGACCACGGCCACGGACGGGTGATTCTTGGCGGCGGCGCGGACCATGGAGGGGCCGCCGATGTCGATCTGCTCGACGCACTCGTCCGGCGAGGCGCCCGAGGCGACCGTCTCGCGGAACGGATAGAGGTTGACCACGACCAGCTCGAAGGGCTCCACGCCCAGCTCCTGGAGCTGCGCACGGTGCGAGTCGAGCCGCAGGTCGGCCAGGATGCCCGCGTGGACGCGCGGGTGCAGCGTCTTGACGCGGCCGTCGAGACACTCGGGGAAGCCGGTCAGCTCCTCGACCTTGGTGACCGGGACGCCGGCGGCGGCGATCTTCGCGGCCGTCGAGCCGGTCGAGACGAGCTGGACACCCGCCGCGTGCAGCCCTTGGGCCAGCTCCTCGAGGCCCGTCTTGTCGTAGACGCTGACCAGCGCGCGGCGGATGGGCCGCTTGGTACCTTCGGCGGTCACGGGATCCTTACCTTTCGTCCCTCTATGCGGTAGCCGTGACGCGCCAGACGCCCCACGACCTCGACGAGCAGCGAACGCTCGACTTCCTTGATCCGCTCATGAAGAGCGGACTCGTCGTCCTCGTCCCGGACCTCGACCACGCCCTGGGCGATGATCGGTCCGGTGTCGACCCCGTCGTCGACGAAGTGGACGGTGCATCCGGTCACCTTCACACCGTGCGCGAGCGCGTCGCGTACGCCATGGGCACCGGGAAAGCTCGGGAGCAGCGCGGGGTGGGTGTTGACGCAGCGGCCGCCGAACCGGGCGAGGAACTCCGGCCCCAGGATCTTCATGAACCCGGCCGAGACGACCACGTCAGGCTCATGGGCGGCGGTGGCCTCCGCCAGCGCCGCGTCCCACTCGGCGCGGTCGGCGTGGTCCTTGACCCGGCACACGAACGTGGGGATCCCGGCGCGCTCGGCGCGCGCCAGGCCCTCGATGTCGTCGCGGTCGGCGCCCACGGCCACCACCTCGGCGCCGTAGCGGGCCACGCCCTCGGCGGCGATGGCGTCGAGCAGCGCCTGCAGATTCGTACCGGAGCCGGAGACGAGTACGACGAGGCGGACCGGGTGCCCGGGGCGGGCAGGGCTGACAGGGGAAGGCGGGGAGGCCACGGCGGGGCTCTTTCTCGCGGGCGGTGCTGCCGTTTGTGTGGTCGTACAAGGTCGCGGACTCATCAATTCCGGGGAACTCTACGAAGCCGCCGACCGTCAGCAACGATACCGGCACACGAAGCGGCCCCCAGGGGACGGGGGCGGGCACGGGAGGTAGCGTCTGGACTGCGCATCCAACTGACGCCGTGGGAACGACCGCCTCAAGCCGTACACGCCCCCGGCGTGCAGGACGACGACACAAGGGGAAGACACACTCCAC is from Streptomyces hygroscopicus and encodes:
- a CDS encoding phosphoribosylglycinamide formyltransferase; translated protein: MASPPSPVSPARPGHPVRLVVLVSGSGTNLQALLDAIAAEGVARYGAEVVAVGADRDDIEGLARAERAGIPTFVCRVKDHADRAEWDAALAEATAAHEPDVVVSAGFMKILGPEFLARFGGRCVNTHPALLPSFPGAHGVRDALAHGVKVTGCTVHFVDDGVDTGPIIAQGVVEVRDEDDESALHERIKEVERSLLVEVVGRLARHGYRIEGRKVRIP